A region of the Geomonas subterranea genome:
CGCAAGAAAAACGACAGCTTGACCATAGTGAAGGCGGCGGCCCTGTGCCTGCCGCTGTTCTGGCTTTCGGCCTGCGCGCACCAGACCGCGGAGGTGGCCACCCCCACCTTCGATGAACAGATCCCGGCGCCGCAGGTGAGCTACGCCACCGGCTCATTGTGGCAGGCCTCCTCCACGGGGCTCGCCGAGGACATGAAGGCGAGAAGGCGCGGCGACATCATCACCGTGGTGATCTCCGAGAACGCCAGCGCCAGCAAGAAGGCCGCCACCGGGACCTCGCGCGACTCCTCGATCAGCGGTGGCATCCCGAAGCTCCTCGGCCTGGAGAAGACCCCGATCAAGAGCTGGGCCGACCTCGCCAACATGCTGAGCGCAAGCTACGGCTCCAAGTTCGACGGCGCCGGTTCCACCTCGCGCCAGGAAACCCTGCAGGCGACCATCTCCGCCAAGGTGGTGGAGGTGATCCCCAACGGCAACATGCTCATCGAGGGAAGGCGCAACGTCAAGGTGAACAACGAGGACCAGATAATCGTCCTCACCGGCACCGTGCGCGGGCGCGACGTCAGCACGGACAACACCATCAACTCGGCGCTCATCGCCGACGCCAGGATCTCCTATTCCGGCAAGGGGATCATCTCGGACCGCCAGAAACCGGGGTGGCTCTTGAACGCGCTGGACAAGATCTGGCCGTTCTAGGCGGGCCGCCTGTTTGGGAATTGACGCTTCTCTGTCAAGATTCCGACGCGGCGGCCGAAAAGGGTTAGGTGAAACGCTTGAAAATTAACGTTATTTCAAAAAGCTCGCTGGCACTGCTCATCCTTTTGCTGCTCCCCCAGTTCGCCCTGGGGGCGCGCATCAAGGACATCGCCGCCTTCGACGGCGTGCGCGACAACCAGCTCATCGGCTACGGCCTCGTGGTCGGCCTGAATGGCAGCGGCGACTCGGACCAGACCAAGTTCCCGGTGCAGTCCCTGGTGGGCGCCCTGGAGCGGCTGGGGCTTACCGTGAACCGCGCCGACATCACGGTGAAGAACGTGGCCGCCGTCATGGTGACCGCCCAGCTTCCCCCCTTCGCCAAGCAGGGGAACAAGCTCGACGTGCTGGTCTCGTCGATGGGCGACGCCAAGAGCCTCGCCGGCGGCACCCTGATGTTGGCTCCCTTGAAGGGCGCGGACGGCCAGGTCTACGCGGTGGCGCAGGGGCCGGTCTTGACCAACTCCTTCTCCTACGGGGGGCAGGCCACCACCGCGGTGAAGAACCATCCCACCGCGGGCACCGTCCCCGAAGGGGCGCTCGTGGAGCGTGAGATCCCCAACGTGCTGGCCAACCGCCCGGTCTTGAAGCTCAACCTGCACCAGTCCGACTTCACCACCGCCGCCCGGGTCGCCGCCGCCATCAACGGCCGCTTCCAGGGCTCGGCGTCCTTGAACGACCCCGGGAGCGTGCAGATCAGCATCCCGGGCGAGTACAAGAACCGCGTGGTGGAGTTCGTGGCCGACCTGGAGCGGCTCGAGGTGAACCCGGACGTGCTGGCCAAGGTGGTCATGAACGAGCGAACCGGCACCATCGTCATGGGCGAAAACGTGCGCATCTCGACCGTGGCCGTCTCCCACGGCAACCTGACCGTGGTGGTCAAGGAGAGCCCGAGGGTCTCCCAGCCCGCTCCCTTCTCGAAGACCGGCACCACCACCGTGGTCCCGAGGACCGACCTGAAGATCGCCGAGGAGAAGGTGAACCTCTCCCTGGTGCGCGAAGGGGCCAACCTGGGCGAGGTGGTGCGGGGGCTCAACACCCTCGGGGTGACCCCCAGGGACCTCCTCGGCATCATGCAGGCCATCAAGGCCGCCGGTGCGCTCAACGCCGAGCTGAACGTGATGTAGGGAGGGCGCGGCCATGGATGTGAAGCCGATACCGGATAACGCGCTCCCCGTCACCGACCTGAAGGTGCAGAAGCGGAGCCAGGAGCAGAACCCGGAGCAGATCAAGAAGGTGGCGCGCGAGTTCGAGTCGATGTTCGTCGCCATGATGCTGAAGTCGATGCGGGACACGGTGGGAAAGGACACCCTGACCGGCGGGGGGAAAGGCGAAGAGACCTTCCGTTCCCTGCTGGACCAGGAATACGCCAACGCCGCGGTGCAGGGAGGCGGCATAGGACTGGCGCAAACCATAGAGAGGGAGCTGTCGCGCGCCTACGGCACGCCGGCTCCGGCTAAGGGGGTGCGGGATGCGGATTGAAGGTTCAGCTTACGTAGTCGACCTGAACCGATCGCAGCAGGTCCGGAACGACGCGCAACAGACGCAGGCGGTGCAGGGGAGCCGTCCGGCGGGGCGGGTGATCCCGTTCGACCGGGTGGAGATCTCGCCGCAGGCGAAGGAGCTGCAAAAGCTCAAGTCCGAGGTGGCGGCGATGCCCGACGTGAGGACGGACCGGGTGGCGCTCGCCAAGCAGAACCTGCAAAACGGCTCCTACCGCGTGGAGGCGTCGGCGCTGGCGCAAAAGATGATGGACGCGTACAAGACGCGTTAAGGGGGAATCGATGGATCGTAACGTAGTCGAACTGATAGCGGCCCTGTGCGAGAAGGGGGTGCTCCTCGACCAGATGCAGGCGCTGTTGCAGGAGGAGCAGGAGTGCATGGCTTCCCTGGACATGGCCAGGATGGAGGAGAACCAGCAGGAGATCACCGCCGGGATGGAACGGCTCGCCAGGCTCTCCGGGCAGTGCCAGGGGATGATCGCCGCCATAGGCGCCGACCTCGGCATGCCGGGGGAGAGCACGCTGTCGCCCATCATCGAGCGGCTCGGCGCGCCGGAAAAACAGGCGCTCAAGGAGGCGCAGGATTCGGTGACCGGCAACGCCCGCGCGCTGCATGGGGCGCTCGCGCTGCACCGGAGGCTGATAGAGGATTCCCTTAACGTGGTAGGGCGCTCGGTCAACTTCTTCAACCGTCTTTTCAACCCCGGGCAGACCTACGGCGGGGCGGGTGCCTTCGTGAACGCCGGGCGCGGCGCCAGCGGCTTCGTCAGCAAGGAGATCTAGCATGGGCATCAACACCCTCTTCGACATAGCCTCCTCGGGGATCACGGCCAACCGCCTGGCCATCGAGGTCACCGGCGAGAACATCTCCAACGTCAACACCGAGGGGTATTCGCGCCAGCGGGTGATCATGGAGAACAAGCCGGTGGGAACGGCCAACGGCTTTCCGCTTGGGACCGGGGTGCAGATCTCGGCGGTGCAGCGCAGCTACGACAACATGCTGCAACTGCAGCTGGTGAACGCCAACAGCAGCTACCAGGAGGGGCTCGCGCAGCAGTCGGCGCTGGAGCAGATCGAGCCGAGCTTCAACTCGCTCACCTCCGACGGCGTGGGGACCGCGGTCGCCAACTACTTCGGCGCCTTCCAGGACCTCTCCGTCAACCCCTCCGGCGCGGCCGAGCGGCAGGCGGTGCTGACCCGCGCCCAGATCATGGTGGACAGCTTCCACCAGGCCGACTACGGGCTCACCTCGGTCGCCTCGACGGCGGACAGCAACCTGGTCGGCATCACCGCCGAGGTGACCGACAACGCCCGGAACCTCGCCCTGGTGAACCAGCAGATCCTCGCCACGAGCGCCGTGGGGGGGAACCCCAACGAACTTTTGGACCAGCGGGACCTCCTGCTTAGAAAGCTATCCGAACAGACCGGCATGAGCTACAGCATCGCCAACGACAACACCGCCTCGGTCACCCTGGCCGGCGGGGGAACCCTGGTCTCCAGCACCAGGTACGCGACGCTCTACACCAACGCTACCGGTTCGCCCGCGACCAACGACATCATGCTCTCGGGGCTGGGCAACCCGCCCCCGGCCAACGCCCCCGGCACCGACACCCTGGTGGGCACCGTAGGCGACGGCGCAGCGATCGGAGGGAAGCTCGGCGGCACCATGGAGGTGCGTGACAGCATCGTCCCCAAGTACCGCTCCCTTTTGGACGAGATGGCCAACCAGGTCGCCACCCAGGTGAACACGCTGCACAGGGCGGGGTACGCGCTGGACGGCACTACCGGCAACAACTTCTTCGACCCGGCCGGCGTCACCGCCGGGAGCATCGCGCTCGACTCCGGTATCTCCGCCATCAAGATCGCGGCGGCCTTGCCAACCGGAAGTGATCCGATACCGACCAGCAGCGGCAACAACGTGAACGCGGTGAAGCTCGCCAACCTCGGCAGCACCACCTTCGCCTTCAGCACCGGGAGCGCCACCTTCGGCAACTTCTACAACTCGATGGTTTCCCAGGTGGGCGTCGATACCGAGGGGAAGCAGAACGTCACCGCCCAAAACGCCGCCTTCTTGAAGCAGCTGAACGCGCTTCGCTCTTCCAACTCCGAGGTGTCCCTGGACGAGGAACTTCTGAACCTGACCAAGTACCAGCGCGCCTTCCAGGGCTCCGCCAAGATGGTCAACGCGGGGAGCGACATGCTGGACACCATCCTGAACATGGTGCGATAGGAGAAACGATCATGAGAATCACGCCGGGCATGAGCGCCGACAACGCTATTTACAACCTGCAGCAGGGGCGAACCGCCATCGACCAGCTCCAGGAGCAGATCGCCTCGGGCAACAACATCAACCGCCCCAGCGACGATCCCCTTTCCACCAGGCAGCTCCTGGACCTGCAGGAGCAGATCGCCTCGGGGGACCAGTACAGCTCCAACATCACCAAGTCGGAGACGCTCCTGAACGTGACCAACACCGCTCTCTCCGGGATGGCGGACCTCATGCAGCAGGTGAAAAAGATCGCCGGCGACATGGTGGCCGGCACCCTGGACGCCGCCGGCAGCGCGAGCGCGGTGACCAACCTGACCCAGTTGAAGAGCCAGCTGATCGACATGGGTAACACCCGCCTGGGGGACCAGTACGTCTTCGGCGGCTTCTCCACCAGCCAGCCCTTCAGCTCCACCGGCGTCTTCAGCGGCACCACCGATATTCCGCAGGTCGAGATCGCCCCGAACAGCTCAGTGGGGACCACGGTGTCGGGAGGGACCTCCTAAACGGCGGCAAACCGCCGGCGGCGGTGGGGAGCGGGGCCACCGCGGGGCAGGGACCGGTCAACATCCTCGGTTCCATCGACGCGCTGATCCTCGCCATCAACAACAAGGACAGCGCCGGGATCCTGGACGGCGTCAAGAACGTGAAGGCGGGCGCCGACCAGATCACCGTGGCGCAGAGCGACGTCGGGGGGCGCCTGGTGCGCCTGGACAACATGAAGAGCATGATCGCCAACAACCAGAACACGCTGAAGACGGTTTTCGGGGACATCCAGAATGTGGATTACGCCAAGGCCGGCGTGCTGCTCTCCCAGCAGACCACCGCCTTCAACGCGGCGCTGTCGGCCACCTCCAAGCTGAGCCAGCTCTCGCTTTTGGACTACTTGAAGTAGGGTCGCCGCGTACCCCCGCGCCACCAAGGGCCGTGTGAGCTGGCCAGGCTCGCACGGCCTTTTCAGTTTCTTTTTTGACAAGGGCGGTGATAGCGCTAAAGCTTTCGGGGATGCATCCGAAAAACAAACTATCTGCCGCATTCCGCAGGGGGAGCACATGGTCAAGGTGACAACACGAGACGGTACCGAGATGTACCTGAACCCGGACCTGATAGAGGTCATCACGGAGACCCCGGATACGCACATCACCCTTTCCAACGGCAACCGGTACCTGGTGCTGGAGCCGGCGCGGGTGGTGATCGGCCGGATCGTCAACTTCAAGGCGCACCTGTTCCGGCACGCCTCGTCGGGCGTGCCCCGGCGCTACCTGCGCAAACGGGATGCGGAATGCTACCATCCCAACTGCAGGATCTAACCCGCTCGCAGGTGAGCGTTGACACGATCCAGGAAAAGATATGGATTTATCGACCATAATCGGAATCGTCCTGGGGCTTTTCGCCGTTTTCGGCGGCGCGGCCCTGGAAGGGCTGCACATGTCGGCGCTGATACAGCCGACGGCAGCCATCATCGTGCTCGGCGGCACCGCTGCGGCGACCATCGTCAGTTTCCCGCTGCCGATCCTGATGACCGCGGTCAAGGACCTGAAGAAGGTCTTCATGCCCCCCAAGGAAGACCCCGAGGCGGTGATCAAGAACATCATCAACTATGCAGCCAAGGCCCGTAGAAACGGCCTGATCTCCCTGGAGCAGGAAGCCCAGACGGTCAAGGATTCCTTCACCAAGAAGGGGATATCGCTGGTGGTGGACGGCATCGACCCGCAAAAGCTCAGGGAGACCATGGAGATCGAACTCAGCTCCTTCGAGGCGCACGGCAAGCACAGCGCCGAGGTCTTCGAGTCCGCCGGCGGCTTCGCCCCCACCATCGGCATCATCGGCGCGGTGCTCGGCCTGATCCACGTCATGAGTAACCTCTCCGACCCGTCCAAGCTCGGCGGCGGCATCGCCGTCGCCTTCGTCGCCACCATCTACGGCCTGATGACAGCCAACATCTTCTGCATCCCCTTCGGCACCAAGCTGAAGATCCGCCTGAAGGAGGAACTCCTGCAGAAGGAGATGGTGATCGAGGGGCTCATCGCCATCCAGAACGGCGAGAACCCCCACTTCATCGAGCAGAAGCTCAGGGCTTACCTGCATGACGGCGGCGAGAAGAAGGGGAAGTAAATGGCTAGGAAAAAGGAGCACGAAAAAGAACCCAACCACGAGCGCTGGCTGGTATCCTACGCCGACTTCATCACGCTTTTGTTCGCCGTGTTCGTGACGCTCTATGCCATGAGCCAGACCGACAAGAAGAAGGCCGAGGAGGTGCTCGCCTCCATGCGCGAGTCC
Encoded here:
- a CDS encoding flagellar basal body L-ring protein FlgH; the encoded protein is MKAAALCLPLFWLSACAHQTAEVATPTFDEQIPAPQVSYATGSLWQASSTGLAEDMKARRRGDIITVVISENASASKKAATGTSRDSSISGGIPKLLGLEKTPIKSWADLANMLSASYGSKFDGAGSTSRQETLQATISAKVVEVIPNGNMLIEGRRNVKVNNEDQIIVLTGTVRGRDVSTDNTINSALIADARISYSGKGIISDRQKPGWLLNALDKIWPF
- a CDS encoding flagellar basal body P-ring protein FlgI codes for the protein MSKSSLALLILLLLPQFALGARIKDIAAFDGVRDNQLIGYGLVVGLNGSGDSDQTKFPVQSLVGALERLGLTVNRADITVKNVAAVMVTAQLPPFAKQGNKLDVLVSSMGDAKSLAGGTLMLAPLKGADGQVYAVAQGPVLTNSFSYGGQATTAVKNHPTAGTVPEGALVEREIPNVLANRPVLKLNLHQSDFTTAARVAAAINGRFQGSASLNDPGSVQISIPGEYKNRVVEFVADLERLEVNPDVLAKVVMNERTGTIVMGENVRISTVAVSHGNLTVVVKESPRVSQPAPFSKTGTTTVVPRTDLKIAEEKVNLSLVREGANLGEVVRGLNTLGVTPRDLLGIMQAIKAAGALNAELNVM
- a CDS encoding rod-binding protein; translated protein: MDVKPIPDNALPVTDLKVQKRSQEQNPEQIKKVAREFESMFVAMMLKSMRDTVGKDTLTGGGKGEETFRSLLDQEYANAAVQGGGIGLAQTIERELSRAYGTPAPAKGVRDAD
- the flgM gene encoding flagellar biosynthesis anti-sigma factor FlgM, with amino-acid sequence MRIEGSAYVVDLNRSQQVRNDAQQTQAVQGSRPAGRVIPFDRVEISPQAKELQKLKSEVAAMPDVRTDRVALAKQNLQNGSYRVEASALAQKMMDAYKTR
- a CDS encoding flagellar protein FlgN; translated protein: MDRNVVELIAALCEKGVLLDQMQALLQEEQECMASLDMARMEENQQEITAGMERLARLSGQCQGMIAAIGADLGMPGESTLSPIIERLGAPEKQALKEAQDSVTGNARALHGALALHRRLIEDSLNVVGRSVNFFNRLFNPGQTYGGAGAFVNAGRGASGFVSKEI
- the flgK gene encoding flagellar hook-associated protein FlgK; translation: MGINTLFDIASSGITANRLAIEVTGENISNVNTEGYSRQRVIMENKPVGTANGFPLGTGVQISAVQRSYDNMLQLQLVNANSSYQEGLAQQSALEQIEPSFNSLTSDGVGTAVANYFGAFQDLSVNPSGAAERQAVLTRAQIMVDSFHQADYGLTSVASTADSNLVGITAEVTDNARNLALVNQQILATSAVGGNPNELLDQRDLLLRKLSEQTGMSYSIANDNTASVTLAGGGTLVSSTRYATLYTNATGSPATNDIMLSGLGNPPPANAPGTDTLVGTVGDGAAIGGKLGGTMEVRDSIVPKYRSLLDEMANQVATQVNTLHRAGYALDGTTGNNFFDPAGVTAGSIALDSGISAIKIAAALPTGSDPIPTSSGNNVNAVKLANLGSTTFAFSTGSATFGNFYNSMVSQVGVDTEGKQNVTAQNAAFLKQLNALRSSNSEVSLDEELLNLTKYQRAFQGSAKMVNAGSDMLDTILNMVR
- a CDS encoding flagellin, with protein sequence MGSGATAGQGPVNILGSIDALILAINNKDSAGILDGVKNVKAGADQITVAQSDVGGRLVRLDNMKSMIANNQNTLKTVFGDIQNVDYAKAGVLLSQQTTAFNAALSATSKLSQLSLLDYLK
- a CDS encoding flagellar FlbD family protein codes for the protein MVKVTTRDGTEMYLNPDLIEVITETPDTHITLSNGNRYLVLEPARVVIGRIVNFKAHLFRHASSGVPRRYLRKRDAECYHPNCRI
- a CDS encoding flagellar motor protein, which encodes MDLSTIIGIVLGLFAVFGGAALEGLHMSALIQPTAAIIVLGGTAAATIVSFPLPILMTAVKDLKKVFMPPKEDPEAVIKNIINYAAKARRNGLISLEQEAQTVKDSFTKKGISLVVDGIDPQKLRETMEIELSSFEAHGKHSAEVFESAGGFAPTIGIIGAVLGLIHVMSNLSDPSKLGGGIAVAFVATIYGLMTANIFCIPFGTKLKIRLKEELLQKEMVIEGLIAIQNGENPHFIEQKLRAYLHDGGEKKGK